The stretch of DNA AAAgtaaacaattgaccgagacatcccaatatggaaaaggtaaacaaatcccggtcatttgttgtccttttccattttgggtatctccgtcatttgttgtcctttctattttaagaatgaatttgataagTAATTTGACCATTCACACAATTTATtcaacttgtcatttagtaattgactccctcacttttccttggtctttgtggcaaaactaaaggacaacaaatgaccgggacggagagagTATCTTATAATTTTTGTCCTCAATGTTATGAATATTTTGTGGGTTATGTTTTGCTGTCTAGTCTAATCtccatcacaaaatctcatttgtgacggcacgtatccgtcactttggagtgacggataccattttccctcacaaatgacccaaatagaggagagagggaagcatatgggggtgccccaccttgtcccccctattcgttttgtgagtggcattatccgtcacttgctccaacccgtcttcagcaagactagtTGAATCTTCATAGTTACAAATTTTCATGTAAGGCAGTCTTACATAAGATTATAAGAAGTATATAAAATGGATTTACTTGGTAGCTAACTTCTTTTCGCTTAAATGGGTCATGATATATGTATATGTAAATCCGTTTTACACAATTTTAGCCGAAAATGGCCTCACATAAGAATGGTTGAATAACTATTCAATAAATTGGTATAAGTTGAAATCTGGATTGTGGGTTAATTCATTACATGTGGGTGTAGTGTGCTTAAGAGCAATTGTTTCATGCATGAATTGTATAAAAGATTTAGTCTTTGAGGTATATGTGTGAGTTCAATTGAGCCCTTTGACCAATTTTTTGAAGTTGTTTGAAGTTTGAACAGCATTTTGTTGAGCAATTTTAATGGAGTATACTTTTCTTCGCCGTGTCTGAATTTTCAGGGTTAAACTCATCCCAGAAGAAGCATGGAGGAAGACATTCCCGGTTCTGATGACATCCAAGCCGCTGGTATGTCCTGTGAGAAAAAATCTGATAATTTAGTTCATCTTAATGAAGATCGTGTATATGCATGTGACAATGACATAGATAAACGTCTCCCGTGTGGTGCTTCCTCTGATAATGGTGGTGGTAATGGTGATAgtagtggtgatgattccaagtcTTCAAGAAGTCCTGATGTTGAGCTCGATAAAATTCGACGAGCTATGTGTAATATGGTTATTTCTGATGGACTTTCTCTTAGAACTTCTGAGAGAGTTGGATTCAAGATTTTTGTGGCGAGTTTGTGCCCTCATTTTAATCCCCCCAGTCCCACTGATCTCGTAAAAGATGCGCTTAATTATTACAAGGAAGAGAGAAAGATAGTTGAGGATGAGTTACAGAGAGCTCCTGGCCGAATTTGTTTCACAGTCGATAATATGACGGATGACATTATAGAAGAGAATTGTACGTGTCTGACCGCTCACTGGATTGACTGTGATTGGAATTTGCAAAAGCGAATGATAAAGTTCGAGACTTTGATAACCCCGTTTGATGAAGACTATGTGTGTGCCACAATTAAATCGTGTTTGGCCAACTGGAAGATTTCGAACAAGGTTTTAAGTTTCACAGTAGACAAACCCTTCTATCGTAGCTCAATGATGGTTTCTATTACGACTCATTTGCAGAAGACAAATTCAATGGTCCTTGGCGGACAATTATTTCACATAAGTTGTTCTCACGAGATCATTAATCTTGTCGTGGTAGCTGGTTTGAACCTTATTGAAAAAGTTATTGACAAGATTAGAAGTATTGTGGAGCATATTAGATCCTTTACTTCCAAGAAGGAAAAGTTTTACGAACTTGCTCGTTCAAGTTTTGGTCTGGACACCTCCAAAAGGTTGATTGGCGATACAGATGCGAGATGGAATTCCACATTCGTGATGCTTGATCGTTTTCTCTATTTCCGTGATGTGATTGATAGTTTTGTTAGCAAGGACAAAAATATTAAAGTCTTTGCTCTTAAACAAGAAGAGTGGGAAAGGGTTGCTGAGGTTTTCAACTTCTTGAAAGTCCTGTATGATGTGATGAATACATATCTAGCCTCAAAGACACAGACTCCGAATGTTCATTTCCATGTTTTGTGGACCGTCTTTAGGAAATTGTCGGATATTTCAAATGGTCCTCCTAGCTTTCTGTTTACCATGGCCAAGGAGTTGCATTTGGAGTTTGATAAATATTGGTCAGATAATTGTTTAGTATTATCCTGTGCTGCTGTTTTAGATCCTCGGTTTAAGCTTGAAAGAGTCGAGTATTGTTATGAGAAGTTGTATGGGGAAGAATATGCCAGGGAGATGATCGGAAAAGTGAAAACCGCTCTTTTTGATATGTTTGTTGAGTATAACAAGGTTGTTGATAAACCAAACAATGTAGGTTATGTAGCTAGGGGTTATTTGGAACATGATGATTATGAGGACTATGTCGCCTTCTTGAGTAAAAGGAGTAAAGTGGAGGAGAAGTCGGAACTAGAACGGTATTTAGAGGACTGGCATTCTGATATGGATAAAGATACTGATGTTTTAGCCTACTGGAAGAATAATTCAAAGCGTTTTCCATGTCTTTCATGTTTGGCTCGTGATATTTTAACCGTTCCTATCTCAACTGTTGCTTGGAAGTCGGTTTTTAGCACCACTAAGAACTTCCACTGCCTCTGGAGAAAGTCCATTCCACTGGAAACTCCGATTGTAATGGAAGCACTCGTTTGTTACCATGATTGGGTGCGAGCCAGAGGACTAATGAAAGGTAATGCTGCTTTTGGTTATCACTTTTGAGTTAATTCTTTTTACAGTCAGTCCCccttaagacggttttaacttAGGACGGGAAAAATGTGATAATTTTTTTAATGAAAGCCGACCATTTAGTGATAATAAGTTATAACTAAAACTGTCACTTCTTAACAATAAAAAGATGGTAACTTTTATCCGTCTTAATTTCACACGGATACCACCCGTCTCAAATGAGAATTATTACCTTAACTTAATGTCTTTTTATTCTTTGTTCTTAAAGGTTCTCCTTTCTATGGTTacaatgatgatgatgttgaggaaggaagtgaagatgagtttgaagaaaatgaagatgaagatgatgacGGAGATGACGAAGATGAAGGTGAAGATGGAGATGATGAAGACGAAGATGAAGAGGAAGATGATGAGGACTGTAAAGAAGACTGAAGATTATGGTCTTAGTATCACTCAAATTTTCCCAAGATAGCAGTAGATGCTGTCAATGAGACTGGTTGCGGTTTTTGTTTTGCTGTACCTATTATTTATTGTACTGTTTGGAACTGTTGCAGTGTGTCGCAGTGTCGCCTGTCAGCGTACTTTGATGCTGCTTCTTGACAGTCACTTGGATTTTGTCTTTAGTAAAAAAATGTGTCGAAAAAATATGTTAGCAATGAGAAGACTGACTTGGCTATTTCTGTGTGCTGCAAGAGTTGAGAATTTACGATGAATTTTCGCAGCAGAAAACAAAAGAGGCAGAGCAAAAAGAATAGAAACAAGATttgaactcataaaaacagtaattTACATAGCAGGAATTCTTCTAGTTTTATCATCAATTGCATTCTGATCCTTTTCAGATCCTGAAAGACCTAAACTTTGGCAAGTATCCTTACTTTTCAGCCCATTTGATGTTATTCCAGGATCCGAATACCCTGAATCGGGTGTCGTGGACGTGGGTTTGGACTTAGATGATGAGGTCTTGGTTTTTCTTCTACGCGAAGCCTTTGCGCTTGAGGATGTGTCGCGAGAAGGTGAGTCTTCAGGTCCAGGAGACTGCTTTGTGCTGTTTTCTGTGGTTAATGTTCTGTTAGGGGAGTCATTACCTGCCGAACTATGCCGCCTCGCAGCAGCCTTGCCCTTGTCTGATGACTGTCGTTTTGATCGGGACTTGAGAATCGAGTCAGTCCCGGTTGAACACCGTCTTTCTTGAGCCGTGAGCCTTGGGTCTAGCGGGACATTTTGCTGATCGCCTACAGATCACACCAATAACTCGttaaataagtttttttttttttttttttttttcgacaacatcgttaaataagttttaactaTGTATTACTTATTGTCAGACCGTCTTACAAAAGAATTACTGAAAAAAATGTAAAATGCATACCATTTGAAGGTGCTCCTGGGTCTCCCTCTTTAAATTTTTGGATCTGCagaaaattatgaaataattattATACATGATTAATAAATTACCCTTTAATTTATAAAtacgataattaattaataattaaatgtTAATTAGTGTATTACCCAGCTAGGTGCATTTCCAGCTGCAGGACCATCCCAACCAATATGGGCAACATGTTTTACATCAGTTGGAAATCCAATTTGCATTTCTTGTTGTTCTCCATCTTCTACATTGCATTCAAAACAAATCATTTTCTAATATTAAAAACGACGTTATTTTGAAtaatcgtcatcatcatcatcacctcAGTACCTCAAAAAAATTCCTGATTAAATAACTCTTATAAGGGAAAAAAAATTACTATTAAATAGAGATAACATACCGAATATTTGTGAAATGTATCGTAAACCCTTTAGAACTCCTTTCATTTTATTCGACATTTTGCCCTATTCCAACAATGTTCTTCGAGTTTTG from Silene latifolia isolate original U9 population chromosome 10, ASM4854445v1, whole genome shotgun sequence encodes:
- the LOC141606839 gene encoding zinc finger BED domain-containing protein RICESLEEPER 2-like, which codes for MEEDIPGSDDIQAAGMSCEKKSDNLVHLNEDRVYACDNDIDKRLPCGASSDNGGGNGDSSGDDSKSSRSPDVELDKIRRAMCNMVISDGLSLRTSERVGFKIFVASLCPHFNPPSPTDLVKDALNYYKEERKIVEDELQRAPGRICFTVDNMTDDIIEENCTCLTAHWIDCDWNLQKRMIKFETLITPFDEDYVCATIKSCLANWKISNKVLSFTVDKPFYRSSMMVSITTHLQKTNSMVLGGQLFHISCSHEIINLVVVAGLNLIEKVIDKIRSIVEHIRSFTSKKEKFYELARSSFGLDTSKRLIGDTDARWNSTFVMLDRFLYFRDVIDSFVSKDKNIKVFALKQEEWERVAEVFNFLKVLYDVMNTYLASKTQTPNVHFHVLWTVFRKLSDISNGPPSFLFTMAKELHLEFDKYWSDNCLVLSCAAVLDPRFKLERVEYCYEKLYGEEYAREMIGKVKTALFDMFVEYNKVVDKPNNVGYVARGYLEHDDYEDYVAFLSKRSKVEEKSELERYLEDWHSDMDKDTDVLAYWKNNSKRFPCLSCLARDILTVPISTVAWKSVFSTTKNFHCLWRKSIPLETPIVMEALVCYHDWVRARGLMKGSPFYGYNDDDVEEGSEDEFEENEDEDDDGDDEDEGEDGDDEDEDEEEDDEDCKED
- the LOC141606840 gene encoding CRIB domain-containing protein RIC6-like → MSNKMKGVLKGLRYISQIFEDGEQQEMQIGFPTDVKHVAHIGWDGPAAGNAPSWIQKFKEGDPGAPSNGDQQNVPLDPRLTAQERRCSTGTDSILKSRSKRQSSDKGKAAARRHSSAGNDSPNRTLTTENSTKQSPGPEDSPSRDTSSSAKASRRRKTKTSSSKSKPTSTTPDSGYSDPGITSNGLKSKDTCQSLGLSGSEKDQNAIDDKTRRIPAM